A region of the Peromyscus leucopus breed LL Stock chromosome X, UCI_PerLeu_2.1, whole genome shotgun sequence genome:
GATGTAATCCCCTGCCAAGTTCCTTGATTGTAAAAGAATATAAGCACTGGTTTTACAGAAGTAAATCTGCAGCAGCACATCAATCCatcgtgtgtctgtctgtcatttcctcgccgattcctgacttctcctcgagccttctccctggttctcccgCAGTGGTGGTCTCCCTCTGGGTGGTCTGCGGCAGGTGGCGCCCGAACAGGGACCTGAAGGACAGGTaatctttccctcttttctttcctcagaagTCAGGTACGGTTCTTACCAGGGAGCTGCAGTCCCGCCGGTAAAGGATCACCGGTTAAGAGTAAGTAATCAAGGAATCATGGGGCACTCATTGACTAAGAATGAGAAAATGATGGGTACTATGATACAACACATGTTAGCCAAATCAGGGTTCCGGACATCAGTTTCAGATGTGGGACAGTTTATTGAATTTTTAAGAAAGGCTAGCCCTTGGTTCGTTGAGGAAGGCTCCTTGACTTTAGAGGAATGGAAGAGAGTGGGGAAAGAAATGCGTAAATATGTACAGACCATGGCGAAAAGACTCTGCCCCCTCAAGCATTTCAATTATGGTTTCATTTGAGGGATCTCTTGTCAGAGACAACCCCGTTTCAGGGACTCTGCAGAGAAACCGCTTCTGATCAGGGGGAATCCCCTATTTATGCAGAAGTaggccaggaggaaggagaagagggagagtaTATGCCGCTCactgcctctgctcctcctctgcaGTATAGCACTATTTTAGAAGACAATAATGGTGATTGGGGTCTTGATGATCAACAAGCAGAGCAGGAATGGGAAGATGATCATCGGGATCATTCTGATAATCCCCGATCTTTTGAGGTGCTTAGCGCTGCGGCCAGTCAGCGGCCCGTGCCAAAACCCAGGAAGCATCCTCCTTTGCCACCTGTTGGCTTCCAAGGGGCCATGGCAGAGGCACGAAGGACGGGGGACGCCTCTTTTGGGGTCTTTCCTGTTACAGAACCATGGGATGATGAGGGTCCTGTATGGGAGCCCCTCTCATTAAAGGTGTTAAAAGAATTGCAATCTGCAGTAAAGAGTGTTGGGGCTTCTGCTCCCTACACACTGCAAGTAGTGGATGTGGTTGCCAGCTCTTGGTTAACACCCTATGACTGGATGCAAACCGCAAAAGCCACTCTCAGCCCTGGGGATTATATCCTCTGGAGGACTGAGTATGAAGACAGAAgtaaagaaactgtggtacaaTCCCTCAGAAAACGTGGCCCTAAGCCCACTATGTCAATGCTTATGGGGACAGAGGATTACACCACCCCACAATCTCAGACCAAGATACCTAGAGATATCTTGCAGTTGATAACAACCAACGCCGTACAATCATGGCGTAAGATTCCTCCTCAGGGTACCAAAGGAGGAGCATTGGCTAGCATTAGGCAAGGTACTGAAGAGTCTTATCCAGAGTATATAGCTAGACTTGAGGAAGCTATTTCTAGAATGCTCCCTCCCTCTGAGGGAACGGACATTCTTTTGAAGCAGTTAGCCTGGGAAAATGCCAATGCTCTCTGTCAGGATCTGATTAGgccaatcagaaaaacaggaaccCTGCAAGATTACATAAAAGCATGCCAAGATGCCTCACCGGTTGTAGTGCAAGGAATGGCCTACGCCGCAGCAATGAAAGGACAGAAATTCAGCGCCTATGTAAAACAGACATATGGGAATGGCAAGAAGGCCACCCAATCTCCTACTTGCTTTCAATGTGGGAAAGAAGGACACATGCAAAAAGATTGCAGGCAGGGAAACAGAGCAGGACCCAGAAAGGGGGTTCCTGGCCTGTGCCCTCGCTGCAAAAAAGGTAAACATTGGAGAAATGAGTGCAAATCAAAGTTTCATAAGGATGGAACTCCTCTAGGTAGGGGAAGTTTCAATGATGATCTAGAAGAGACAAAAAACTAGGTCAGGGGTGTTCTCCTAACCCCGCACCCAAGGGAGAGGAGGCCAAGCAAAGGGCACCTCCCTCAGGGTTAAACCCTGATGCTCCAGAATTTACTATTCATGATTTGCCAAGAGCAACTCCAGAGAGTGCAGGCTTGGACCTTGCTAGCACTAAGGATATGATATTATCCAAATGGGATGGAGTGACATTGGTCCCCACTAATGTGAAGGGTACTCTGTTGCCACAAACTGTAGGAATAGTCATTGGACGAAGTTCCAATTATCAAAAGAATTTTGAAGTCCTACCAGGAGTTATTGATGCAGATACAGAAAATACAATCAAGGTTATGGTGAAACCATTAGCTGAAACTATACAAATTCATAAAGGACAGAGGCTAGCTCAATTGATTCTTTTGCCTTTTGTTAAGTTGCCCAATCCTGTTATTAAAGCTGCTCGAGGGCAAGGGCAGTTTGGATCCACTGGAGGTGCATTCATGATACAGGATCTCGGAGAGAGACCCTTTAAATGTATTATGATCAATGGACGGAAGTTTCGGGGTCTGCTGGATACAGGTGCGGACAGGACCTGTATAGCTGCCTCAGATTGGCCCAGTAGCTGGCCCGTCCATAAGACAGGTGCTTCTTTGTTAGGGCTTGGCTCTGCTTCAGGAGTTATGCAGAGCACTGCATTATTAAAATGGAAGAGTGAAGGCAGGGAAGGATTGATTCAACCTTTtgtgcttccttctcttccctttacaCTATGGGGAAGAGATATGTTAGATTCCATGGATATAAAGTTAGTAACCTCAGACCAAATTAGCCATCAAAATTTTTCATAGGGGCCACTGCAGAACATCTATATGCAGATAAAATAGAGTGGCTTACTCACGAGCCTGTATGGGTGAGTCAGTGGCCCctaacaacagaaaaaatacaGGCTCTAGAACAGCTGGTGCAGGAACAATTACAAAAAGGACACATAATAGAGTCCAATAGTCCATGGAATACTCCTGTctttgtaattaaaaagaaatcaggaaaatggagactgTTGCAAGATCTTAGAGCAATTAATGCAGTCATGAAAGACATGGGACCTTTACAGCCTGGTCTGCCCTCACCAGTGGCTGTGCCACAAGGATGGCATATTATTGTCATAGATTTACAGGATTGCTTTTTTACCATTAAACTTAACCCctcagatagtaaatattttgcCTTTAGTGTTCCCTCAGAGAATTTTAAGCAGCCTTTTAGGAGGTATCAATGGGTAACTTTACCACAAGGAATGAAAAATTCACCCACATTGTGTCAGAAATTTGTAGACTTGGCTTTACAAAAAATAAGACAGGAACATCGTGATTTGTATCTTattcattatatggatgacatACTTTTGGCTCATAAAGATAAAACTCAGCTAGaaaaaatattagagaaaacTATAGAAGCATTAACTCTATATGGTCTGGTAATAGCCCCTGATAAGGTGCAAAGAGATAAGCCTTTGAATTATTTGGGTCAAATTATTAAAGAAGGTTATATTACTTCTCAAAAGGTTTCCATTAAAAGAGACAAATTAAAGACTTTAAATGATTTCCAAAAACTTCTAGGGGACATTAATTGGCTTAGGccttatttaaaaattaccaCAGGCATGCTAAGTCCATTGTATTCCATTCTTCATGATGATACAGATCCAAAATCAAAACGGGAATTGACCAAGGAAGCTATTGAGGCTTTACAATTAGTGGAACAAGCCTTAACTGAAGCCAGAGTACAACAGATAAATTATGAAAAACCTTGGTCTTTGCTAATTTTTGCAACTTCCTATACACCTACTGCCTGTCTTTGGCAGGACGGGGTGTTGGAATGGCTACATTTGCCACACACTCAAGCAAAAATGTTAGCTGATTATCCATATTTGTGTTCCCTGTTAATTTGCAAAGGCCGCAATCGGTCCAGGGAATTATTTGGCAGAGAGCCTCATATTATTATCATTCCATATAATAAGGCACAATTAGAAAATTTATATCAATTCAATGAAGATTGGATATTGGCATTGCAAAATTATGCAGGCCAAATATTGTATCATTACCCTAGACATCCTATAATAGAGTTTGCAAGGCATGTGGAACTGATATTTCCTGTCTGGTTCTCTCACAGCCCCCTAGATCATGCCATAAATATCTTTACAGACGGTTCTTCCACAGGAAGAGCTGCGGTTTTCACTCAGACACATGGGCTGTGggtagaggaaagagagaaaacttctacacagcaaacaaaaataagagcAGTTATCTTAGCTTTTGAGAAGTTTCCTCAGGAACTTAACCTTTTTACAGATTCTAAATATGTAGCTAATTTGTTTCCAGCATTAGAAACTGCTCTTTTATCAGGGAAGTCCCCTATTTTACCATTTTtacaaaaattacagaatttgGTACACAATAGATCACAAAAATTTTATGTGGGACACATAAGGGGACATAGCAAATTACCTGGCCCACTGGCTCAAGGAAATGCTATGGCAGATCTACTAACACAGAATTCTTTAGGAGCCTTTACTATACAAGAAGCTCAACAGAGTCATGCAATGCATCATCAGAATGCATCTGCTTTGAGGAAAATGTTCTCTATAACAAGAGAACAAGCAAGACAAATAGTGAGGGAATGTACACATTGCCCTCCTATTCATCACCCACGAAAAATGGGTGTAAACCCTAGAGGTTTAAAACCAAATGtcatttggcaaatggatgtgacTCATATCTCCTCCTTTGGTAGGATGGGATATGTCCATGTTACAGTGGACACTTATTCTCACTTCACTTTTGCCTCAGCCAGGACTGGAGAAGCAGTCAAAGATGTGGTTCAGCATCTCATACAGTGTTTTCAGATTATGGGCCTTCCATCACAAATAAAGACAGATAATGGGCCAGCATATACTTCAAAAGCATTTGAGCAATTCTGCAATCAGTGGGGAATTGCCCACACTACTGGAATACCCTATAATCCACAGGGGCAAGCTATCATAGAAAGAACTCATCAAAATCTGAAGCTGCAAATAGAGAGGCTGCAAGCCTCAAATGGGTACTTTACTCCTCATCATGTTTTATCTCATGCCCTATTTGTGCTTAATCATCTAAATACTGATGACAAAGGACTCACTGCAGCCCTAATTCACTGGGATCGTGAGTTCCACAGTACACCTCTGCCATTGGTGTATTGGAAGGATTTATTGTCTGGCACATGGAAGGGACCGGATGTCCTCATAACCGCGGGACGAGGATATGCTTGTGTCTTTTCACAGGATGCCGATTCCCCTATCTGGATCCCGGATCACCTTATCCGACCtgcaaagggagaaaagaaggcgCAAGCGCCGCTGGAGGAAGCAACACAAGAAGCTGCTGACGAAAATGAAGAAGATGAAACTCGGCGGCGAGAAAATGAAAGTGACTTGGTCGCAGATTCAGCTTCTGACTCAGAACGCGAAGAAGCTGCTGATTGAGCAAGGAAAACCCCTCACcgcttcattttatttcattgccCTTTTGTCTTTGCTCTCTGCTCCATTACCAGTAgctcagggagtttccttttgggCGTATGTTCCTAATCCCCCAATCATTCAGCCAGTGGGATGGTTAGATCGGGAACCCATCAAAGTGTTGACAAATGATTCAGTCAGGTTGGGTGGAGCTCAAGATTCTGAGGCTCGAAGCAGCTCCTCCTCTCTTGTAAATTTTGAAGGCAGAGCAGATTCACTACCAATCTGCCTGACACTGCAAGGGAAAGTGCCTTACGGCTGCTTTCCCACATCTTATAGAACCTTCCTGACTGACAGCCCAGACAAAGCGAGTGCTGGTAGGCGATGGGTTTGGGAGCTACAGCTGCAAACTTTAGGAGACAGACTGTATAGAGATAATTTTACTCAAGTTAATACTATTCCTATAACTCCTTGCATTCAAAAATATAGAGACAAGGATCAAT
Encoded here:
- the LOC119086635 gene encoding endogenous retrovirus group K member 19 Env polyprotein-like; protein product: MPIPLSGSRITLSDLQREKRRRKRRWRKQHKKLLTKMKKMKLGGEKMKVTWSQIQLLTQNAKKLLIEQGKPLTASFYFIALLSLLSAPLPVAQGVSFWAYVPNPPIIQPVGWLDREPIKVLTNDSVRLGGAQDSEARSSSSSLVNFEGRADSLPICLTLQGKVPYGCFPTSYRTFLTDSPDKASAVQQDVFELHFKNRKGGSATPTAETPV